One segment of Castanea sativa cultivar Marrone di Chiusa Pesio chromosome 3, ASM4071231v1 DNA contains the following:
- the LOC142628036 gene encoding cysteine-tryptophan domain-containing zinc finger protein 3-like isoform X2, whose translation MGKTELEEGAACCSSYIDNDQNIDIDVAFSYIDKRIQDVLGHHQKEFEGGLSAENLGARFGGYGSFLPTYQWSPSTCSKTSQQAQNNHSHDLPLEGAPQNSKVIMRPELASTYRALPELRNSSVDSLSKVCNSRNYISNHKPLKLSTNQSDKKTLKFRIKVGSDNILTEKSAAIYSNLGLDMSPSSSSDGSHTEWEENSPDSHSKQSESPSCIIKIMTSFPIPNGVLLSPLHDNLVCPLEEKNLLDGSRSPPFKEMDAVFENEFASKMHCKKVLREKKKNFGDKNERFVESKNGNFEDPVNPVNAGLKNEEKIKISVSKEIASDILKLPPKSSKHTNGGGLGNGIAMAASEPNMGKAKEKNFSSHLVKEETLGSIASRSGDEQNTKNGLAEMIQKDKNVVYDIRKDGRTKDDRSWNLFERNCDIPKGSKVCDWGTAAPIKQNCESKATHQQDGVNISHGKESAGGQKKSKEIQNHDSSATRKSKVNLKVSCSSASKDNVAYKSGFPSKSKGDEKLHKDLKKAKDSHSDSMSNKKLVKKECVSDTSRNPLKDQGRDSKLEVFEKKFLASSSKSRDGSGTDQAKDSKLEVSGKKSVKELSGKGYRAISNKSKESLGTDLAKDHKLDVSEKESYAFSHKLKERSGYKQNDLPSSSEAHLKGHMKDATKIPDSRPSEVAPVVIEENWVCCDKCEKWRLLPYGTNPDHLPKKWLCSMLTWLPGMNRCSFSEEETTNALNALYQVPISQIQNNQQTYPVGTAPGGTLLEAPHLNQNCQDLVFSAVTSGGKNKLGAKTVSNEDPHIGSKDVLNFKKNQQVPVKSKGLQNLSQCSLESKSEERPSNTKSLKTNIRREYGQDGCRPSKKAKTESTHYTNQDQNPGGLSKKEVETDIQKYNERCSSDIKGVPQDGSFPSVKQSKKQGHRTFVEDNDKSSFARKKRKLNKQQGIQIHMNDLPSNRQDFKNEQISMEETSGRQCRKEKKGRALKLQGNETNTRKAISEPEKQGTVTRILLSSSKNNPLDRTGSYEGRKISKKDQHFGQYDGYNLSQWTVDGNNSFRRDFGGRHPCIAATSSSSMISGPGKDGGADVGLALTNSPGTYLVVEDDGRSQHYESIRKEKAFTVIQDDSSVSPSFDYQGRFTEHKIHGKAKLSTVHTSNTRNSHLLNVCIENDKHTNEPSKNHRFHDMARVNSHCSPQKYLPEKSTNGCSSQAKERHSTPISDLDKSNIRISESFSEQEESDNVHYEVENGSHDIAPYKKDIKVRKIKIQGNKSSKIEKNHSGKKASAGKCLSDSSKRVSQTLCDRLEDPYSKIITVFPKGGESTASRQNLLQNHDDEKYLKWLPSERNFQEEATENSDDFDVLPFDDFNGGDSVKASQQRGKDDCQNKLHHVSSRHPTCNRDGNRDIVAPSHRRKDASTRAANKTLKEAEDLKHSADQLKISGSELESIEARFQAALKFLHGAALLDPCNSKSAKYGEMTSTAAYSSTAKLFEYCACEYERCKDMASAALAYKCLEVTFMRMIYVNHFIASSDQNELQKTLQMVSPVQSPSSSASDVDNLYNQAMMDKMDIAKDGSSLQVTGNHVIAARNHPKLVRLLDFAQDVNFAMEASRKSQISFAAANVVLAKTRNEEVISSIKRTLDFSFHDVEELLRLVHLAMEALSSS comes from the exons ATGGGGAAGACTGAGCTTGAAGAGGGAGCGGCTTGTTGTTCTTCTTACATAGACAATGATCAAAACATCGATATTGATGTTGCTTTCTCTTACATT gatAAGAGGATTCAAGATGTTTTGGGACATCATCAGAAAGAGTTTGAGGGTGGACTTTCTGCAGAAAACTTGG GGGCAAGATTTGGTGGATATGGTTCATTTTTACCTACGTATCAGTGGTCTCCTTCTACTTGCTCAAAGACTTCACAACAAGCTCAAAACAATCATTCTCATGATCTGCCCTTAGAG GGTGCCCCACAGAATTCAAAAGTTATCATGAGACCTGAACTTGCTTCAACTTATCGTGCACTACCTGAACTAAGGAATTCTTCTGTGGATAGTTTGTCCAAAGTTTGTAATTCAAGGAATTATATTTCAAATCACAAACCTCTCAAACTGTCAACCAATCAGTCTGATAAAAAAACACTGAAGTTCCGGATCAAGGTGGGGTCAGACAACATTTTAACTGAAAAGAGTGCTGCAATCTACAGCAATCTTGGTCTTGACATGtctccatcctcatcatcagATGGCAGCCATACAGAGTGGGAAGAGAACTCTCCAGATTCTCATAGTAAACAGAGTGAATCTCCCTCCTGCATTATTAAG ATCATGACTTCTTTTCCTATTCCAAATGGCGTGCTATTGTCGCCTCTTCATGATAATTTGGTTTGCCCATTGGAAGAAAAAAATCTCTTAGATGGAAGTAGATCTCCACCTTTTAAAGAGATGGATGCTGTCTTTGAAAATGAGTTTGCTTCAAAAATGCATTGTAAAAAGGTGCtcagagagaagaaaaagaattttggggATAAAAATGAGAGGTTTGTTGAATCAAAGAATGGGAATTTTGAGGATCCTGTTAATCCTGTTAATGCTGGTttgaagaatgaagaaaaaattaagatctcAGTGAGTAAGGAGATTGCATCTGATATCTTGAAGCTTCCACCTAAATCTAGTAAACATACCAATGGTGGTGGCTTGGGAAATGGTATTGCTATGGCTGCATCTGAACCCAATATGGGTAaggcaaaggaaaaaaatttctcctcACACTTGGTAAAAGAGGAAACTTTGGGGTCAATAGCTTCCAGGAGTGGTGATGAGCAGAATACCAAGAATGGTTTGGCAGAAATGATCCAGAAAGATAAAAATGTAGTCTATGATATAAGAAAAGATGGCAGAACCAAAGATGATAGAAGTTGGAATTTGTTTGAACGAAATTGTGACATACCAAAGGGAAGCAAAGTTTGTGATTGGGGAACAGCAGCTCCCATAAAACAGAATTGTGAGAGCAAAGCCACCCACCAACAGGATGGAGTGAATATATCTCACGGGAAGGAATCAGCTGGGGGACAAAAGAAGTCTAAGGAAATCCAAAATCACGATAGCTCAGCTACCAGGAAGTCAAAAGTGAACTTGAAGGTTAGTTGTTCTTCCGCGTCAAAAGATAATGTCGCTTACAAAAGTGGCTTTCCATCCAAAAGTAAAGGAGATGAAAAATTACACAAGGATTTGAAGAAGGCAAAAGATAGCCATAGTGATAGCATGTCTAACAAAAAACTAGTTAAGAAAGAATGTGTAAGTGATACATCAAGGAATCCTCTCAAAGATCAGGGAAGGGACTCTAAACTTGaggtttttgagaaaaaattcctTGCATCCAGCAGCAAATCAAGGGACGGTTCAGGTACCGATCAGGCAAAGGACTCTAAGCTTGAAGTGTCTGGGAAAAAATCAGTCAAAGAACTATCCGGGAAAGGATACCGTGCAATCAGCAACAAATCTAAGGAGTCCTTAGGTACAGATCTTGCGAAGGACCATAAGCTTGATGTTTCTGAGAAAGAATCCTATGCATTCAGTCATAAACTAAAGGAGAGATCAGGTTATAAACAGAATGATCTCCCATCATCTTCTGAAGCACATCTGAAAGGACACATGAAAGATGCAACTAAGATACCTGATTCTCGTCCTTCTGAGGTTGCTCCAGTAGTCATAGAGGAAAATTGGGTGTGTTGTGACAAGTGTGAGAAATGGCGGCTTCTACCATATGGTACAAATCCTGACCACCTGCCAAAGAAGTGGCTGTGCAGCATGCTTACTTGGCT GCCTGGAATGAATCGGTGTAGTTTTAGTGAGGAGGAGACAACAAATGCTCTGAATGCATTATACCAAGTTCCCATTTCTCAGATACAAAATAATCAGCAGACTTACCCTGTTGGAACTGCACCTGGTGGAACTTTGCTTGAGGCCCCGCATCTTAACCAAAACTGCCAAGATCTCGTTTTCAGTGCAGTGACCAGTGGTGGAAAGAACAAACTTGGAGCAAAAACAGTATCAAATGAAGATCCTCATATTGGTTCCAAGGATGTGTTGAACTTCAAAAAGAACCAACAGGTCCCTGTTAAAAGCAAAGGTTTACAGAATCTCAGCCAATGTTCCCTGGAATCGAAATCAGAGGAAAGACCTA GTAATACCAAGTCACTGAAAACAAATATCAGGAGAGAGTATGGTCAAGATGGTTGTAGACCTTCTAAGAAAGCAAAGACAGAAAGCACACATTATACCAATCAAGATCAGAATCCTGGTGGGTTGTCAAAGAAGGAAGTTGAAACTGATattcaaaaatataatgaaagatGTTCCAGCGATATAAAGGGTGTTCCTCAGGATGGTTCATTTCCTTCTGTTAAACAATCTAAGAAACAGGGTCACAGGACTTTTGTGGAAGATAATGATAAGAGTTCTTTTGCTAGAAAGAAGAGAAAGTTGAATAAGCAGCAGGGTATTCAAATTCATATGAATGACCTTCCTAGTAATAGGCAGGATTTTAAGAATGAACAGATTTCTATGGAGGAGACGAGTGGGAGACAatgcagaaaagaaaagaaaggcagAGCATTGAAGCTTCAAGGAAATGAAACCAATACTAGGAAGGCCATTAGTGAACCAGAAAAACAAGGTACAGTGACCAGGATCCTTTTGTCAAGTAGCAAAAACAATCCTTTAGACAGAACTGGTTCATATGAAGGCAGAAAAATTTCGAAGAAGGACCAGCATTTTGGGCAGTATGATGGATATAATTTATCTCAGTGGACTGTTGATGGTAACAATTCTTTTAGAAGGGACTTTGGAGGTAGACATCCTTGTATTGCAGCCACCTCTAGTTCGTCCATGATTTCAGGCCCAG GGAAGGATGGCGGTGCAGATGTAGGTTTGGCTCTCACTAATAGCCCAGGAACATACTTAGTGGTTGAAGATGATGGCAGAAGCCAGCATTATGAGTCCATAAGGAAGGAAAAAGCCTTCACTGTGATTCAAGATGACTCTTCTGTGTCCCCCTCATTTGATTATCAAGGCAGGTTTACTGAGCACAAAATACATGGGAAAGCTAAATTATCGACTGTCCACACTTCAAACACAAGAAACTCCCACCTGTTGAATGTTTGTATTGAAAATGACAAACATACCAATGAACCAAGCAAGAACCACCGTTTCCATGATATGGCAAGAGTTAACAGCCATTGCTCTCCACAGAAATATCTGCCTGAGAAATCTACAAACGGTTGCTCTTCACAGGCCAAAGAAAGGCACTCAACTCCAATATCTGATTTGGATAAAAGCAATATTAGGATTTCTGAGTCATTTAGCGAGCAGGAAGAATCGGATAATGTGCACTATGAGGTGGAGAATGGATCTCATGATATTGCACCTTACAAGAAAGACATAAAggttagaaaaattaaaattcaggGAAATAAGTCTagtaaaattgagaaaaatcaTTCTGGAAAGAAAGCATCTGCTGGCAAATGTTTGAGTGACAGTAGTAAAAGAGTGAGCCAAACTCTATGTGATAGACTTGAGGACCCATATTCGAAAATTATTACTGTTTTTCCTAAGGGTGGAGAATCTACTGCCAGCAGGCAGAATCTGTTGCAGAATCATGATGATGAGAAATATTTAAAATGGCTCCCTTCAGAAAGAAACTTTCAAGAAGAAGCTACAGAGAACAGTGATGACTTTGATGTATTGCCGTTTGATGATTTTAATGGAGGTGATTCAGTGAAGGCTTCACAACAACGTGGGAAGGATGATTGCCAAAATAAACTTCATCATGTTAGTTCAAGACACCCCACATGTAATAGGGATGGGAATAGGGATATAGTTGCACCAAGTCATAGAAGAAAGGATGCCTCTACTCGCGCAGCAAATAAGACTTTAAAAGAAGCAGAAGATCTTAAGCATTCGGCAGATCAGCTTAAG ATTTCTGGTTCAGAACTTGAAAGTATAGAGGCACGCTTCCAGGCAGCTCTGAAGTTTCTCCATGGGGCAGCACTGTTAGATCCTTGTAATAGCAAGAGTGCCAAATATGGGGAAATGACATCAACTGCAGCATATAGTTCTACCGCAAAGCTATTTGA ATATTGTGCCTGTGAATATGAGAGATGCAAAGACATGGCTTCTGCTGCCTTGGCATACAAATGCTTGGAAGTGACGTTTATGCGAATGATCTATGTTAATCATTTCATTGCAAGCAGTGACCAAAATGAGTTGCAAAAGACACTACAAATGGTTTCTCCAG TTCAGTCTCCATCATCCTCTGCCTCTGATGTTGATAACTTATATAATCAAGCAATGATGGACAAGATGGATATAGCCAAGGATGGTAGTTCATTGCAGGTTACTGGTAATCATGTCATTGCTGCCAGAAACCATCCCAAGCTTGTGCGGCTGCTCGACTTT GCACAAGATGTAAACTTTGCAATGGAGGCCTCAAGGAAATCCCAGATTTCCTTTGCAGCTGCTAATGTAGTACTTGCAAAGACAAGGAACGAGGAGGTTATCTCTTCCATTAAAAGGACCCTTGATTTCAGCTTCCATGATGTAGAGGAACTTTTACGGCTAGTGCACCTTGCAATGGAGGCTCTTAGTAGCAGTTGA
- the LOC142628036 gene encoding cysteine-tryptophan domain-containing zinc finger protein 7-like isoform X1, which translates to MGKTELEEGAACCSSYIDNDQNIDIDVAFSYIDKRIQDVLGHHQKEFEGGLSAENLGARFGGYGSFLPTYQWSPSTCSKTSQQAQNNHSHDLPLEGAPQNSKVIMRPELASTYRALPELRNSSVDSLSKVCNSRNYISNHKPLKLSTNQSDKKTLKFRIKVGSDNILTEKSAAIYSNLGLDMSPSSSSDGSHTEWEENSPDSHSKQSESPSCIIKIMTSFPIPNGVLLSPLHDNLVCPLEEKNLLDGSRSPPFKEMDAVFENEFASKMHCKKVLREKKKNFGDKNERFVESKNGNFEDPVNPVNAGLKNEEKIKISVSKEIASDILKLPPKSSKHTNGGGLGNGIAMAASEPNMGKAKEKNFSSHLVKEETLGSIASRSGDEQNTKNGLAEMIQKDKNVVYDIRKDGRTKDDRSWNLFERNCDIPKGSKVCDWGTAAPIKQNCESKATHQQDGVNISHGKESAGGQKKSKEIQNHDSSATRKSKVNLKVSCSSASKDNVAYKSGFPSKSKGDEKLHKDLKKAKDSHSDSMSNKKLVKKECVSDTSRNPLKDQGRDSKLEVFEKKFLASSSKSRDGSGTDQAKDSKLEVSGKKSVKELSGKGYRAISNKSKESLGTDLAKDHKLDVSEKESYAFSHKLKERSGYKQNDLPSSSEAHLKGHMKDATKIPDSRPSEVAPVVIEENWVCCDKCEKWRLLPYGTNPDHLPKKWLCSMLTWLPGMNRCSFSEEETTNALNALYQVPISQIQNNQQTYPVGTAPGGTLLEAPHLNQNCQDLVFSAVTSGGKNKLGAKTVSNEDPHIGSKDVLNFKKNQQVPVKSKGLQNLSQCSLESKSEERPSNTKSLKTNIRREYGQDGCRPSKKAKTESTHYTNQDQNPGGLSKKEVETDIQKYNERCSSDIKGVPQDGSFPSVKQSKKQGHRTFVEDNDKSSFARKKRKLNKQQGIQIHMNDLPSNRQDFKNEQISMEETSGRQCRKEKKGRALKLQGNETNTRKAISEPEKQGTVTRILLSSSKNNPLDRTGSYEGRKISKKDQHFGQYDGYNLSQWTVDGNNSFRRDFGGRHPCIAATSSSSMISGPGKIKVNFNEFKGSPAESVCSSPLRISNPETYTRSLSGKDGGADVGLALTNSPGTYLVVEDDGRSQHYESIRKEKAFTVIQDDSSVSPSFDYQGRFTEHKIHGKAKLSTVHTSNTRNSHLLNVCIENDKHTNEPSKNHRFHDMARVNSHCSPQKYLPEKSTNGCSSQAKERHSTPISDLDKSNIRISESFSEQEESDNVHYEVENGSHDIAPYKKDIKVRKIKIQGNKSSKIEKNHSGKKASAGKCLSDSSKRVSQTLCDRLEDPYSKIITVFPKGGESTASRQNLLQNHDDEKYLKWLPSERNFQEEATENSDDFDVLPFDDFNGGDSVKASQQRGKDDCQNKLHHVSSRHPTCNRDGNRDIVAPSHRRKDASTRAANKTLKEAEDLKHSADQLKISGSELESIEARFQAALKFLHGAALLDPCNSKSAKYGEMTSTAAYSSTAKLFEYCACEYERCKDMASAALAYKCLEVTFMRMIYVNHFIASSDQNELQKTLQMVSPVQSPSSSASDVDNLYNQAMMDKMDIAKDGSSLQVTGNHVIAARNHPKLVRLLDFAQDVNFAMEASRKSQISFAAANVVLAKTRNEEVISSIKRTLDFSFHDVEELLRLVHLAMEALSSS; encoded by the exons ATGGGGAAGACTGAGCTTGAAGAGGGAGCGGCTTGTTGTTCTTCTTACATAGACAATGATCAAAACATCGATATTGATGTTGCTTTCTCTTACATT gatAAGAGGATTCAAGATGTTTTGGGACATCATCAGAAAGAGTTTGAGGGTGGACTTTCTGCAGAAAACTTGG GGGCAAGATTTGGTGGATATGGTTCATTTTTACCTACGTATCAGTGGTCTCCTTCTACTTGCTCAAAGACTTCACAACAAGCTCAAAACAATCATTCTCATGATCTGCCCTTAGAG GGTGCCCCACAGAATTCAAAAGTTATCATGAGACCTGAACTTGCTTCAACTTATCGTGCACTACCTGAACTAAGGAATTCTTCTGTGGATAGTTTGTCCAAAGTTTGTAATTCAAGGAATTATATTTCAAATCACAAACCTCTCAAACTGTCAACCAATCAGTCTGATAAAAAAACACTGAAGTTCCGGATCAAGGTGGGGTCAGACAACATTTTAACTGAAAAGAGTGCTGCAATCTACAGCAATCTTGGTCTTGACATGtctccatcctcatcatcagATGGCAGCCATACAGAGTGGGAAGAGAACTCTCCAGATTCTCATAGTAAACAGAGTGAATCTCCCTCCTGCATTATTAAG ATCATGACTTCTTTTCCTATTCCAAATGGCGTGCTATTGTCGCCTCTTCATGATAATTTGGTTTGCCCATTGGAAGAAAAAAATCTCTTAGATGGAAGTAGATCTCCACCTTTTAAAGAGATGGATGCTGTCTTTGAAAATGAGTTTGCTTCAAAAATGCATTGTAAAAAGGTGCtcagagagaagaaaaagaattttggggATAAAAATGAGAGGTTTGTTGAATCAAAGAATGGGAATTTTGAGGATCCTGTTAATCCTGTTAATGCTGGTttgaagaatgaagaaaaaattaagatctcAGTGAGTAAGGAGATTGCATCTGATATCTTGAAGCTTCCACCTAAATCTAGTAAACATACCAATGGTGGTGGCTTGGGAAATGGTATTGCTATGGCTGCATCTGAACCCAATATGGGTAaggcaaaggaaaaaaatttctcctcACACTTGGTAAAAGAGGAAACTTTGGGGTCAATAGCTTCCAGGAGTGGTGATGAGCAGAATACCAAGAATGGTTTGGCAGAAATGATCCAGAAAGATAAAAATGTAGTCTATGATATAAGAAAAGATGGCAGAACCAAAGATGATAGAAGTTGGAATTTGTTTGAACGAAATTGTGACATACCAAAGGGAAGCAAAGTTTGTGATTGGGGAACAGCAGCTCCCATAAAACAGAATTGTGAGAGCAAAGCCACCCACCAACAGGATGGAGTGAATATATCTCACGGGAAGGAATCAGCTGGGGGACAAAAGAAGTCTAAGGAAATCCAAAATCACGATAGCTCAGCTACCAGGAAGTCAAAAGTGAACTTGAAGGTTAGTTGTTCTTCCGCGTCAAAAGATAATGTCGCTTACAAAAGTGGCTTTCCATCCAAAAGTAAAGGAGATGAAAAATTACACAAGGATTTGAAGAAGGCAAAAGATAGCCATAGTGATAGCATGTCTAACAAAAAACTAGTTAAGAAAGAATGTGTAAGTGATACATCAAGGAATCCTCTCAAAGATCAGGGAAGGGACTCTAAACTTGaggtttttgagaaaaaattcctTGCATCCAGCAGCAAATCAAGGGACGGTTCAGGTACCGATCAGGCAAAGGACTCTAAGCTTGAAGTGTCTGGGAAAAAATCAGTCAAAGAACTATCCGGGAAAGGATACCGTGCAATCAGCAACAAATCTAAGGAGTCCTTAGGTACAGATCTTGCGAAGGACCATAAGCTTGATGTTTCTGAGAAAGAATCCTATGCATTCAGTCATAAACTAAAGGAGAGATCAGGTTATAAACAGAATGATCTCCCATCATCTTCTGAAGCACATCTGAAAGGACACATGAAAGATGCAACTAAGATACCTGATTCTCGTCCTTCTGAGGTTGCTCCAGTAGTCATAGAGGAAAATTGGGTGTGTTGTGACAAGTGTGAGAAATGGCGGCTTCTACCATATGGTACAAATCCTGACCACCTGCCAAAGAAGTGGCTGTGCAGCATGCTTACTTGGCT GCCTGGAATGAATCGGTGTAGTTTTAGTGAGGAGGAGACAACAAATGCTCTGAATGCATTATACCAAGTTCCCATTTCTCAGATACAAAATAATCAGCAGACTTACCCTGTTGGAACTGCACCTGGTGGAACTTTGCTTGAGGCCCCGCATCTTAACCAAAACTGCCAAGATCTCGTTTTCAGTGCAGTGACCAGTGGTGGAAAGAACAAACTTGGAGCAAAAACAGTATCAAATGAAGATCCTCATATTGGTTCCAAGGATGTGTTGAACTTCAAAAAGAACCAACAGGTCCCTGTTAAAAGCAAAGGTTTACAGAATCTCAGCCAATGTTCCCTGGAATCGAAATCAGAGGAAAGACCTA GTAATACCAAGTCACTGAAAACAAATATCAGGAGAGAGTATGGTCAAGATGGTTGTAGACCTTCTAAGAAAGCAAAGACAGAAAGCACACATTATACCAATCAAGATCAGAATCCTGGTGGGTTGTCAAAGAAGGAAGTTGAAACTGATattcaaaaatataatgaaagatGTTCCAGCGATATAAAGGGTGTTCCTCAGGATGGTTCATTTCCTTCTGTTAAACAATCTAAGAAACAGGGTCACAGGACTTTTGTGGAAGATAATGATAAGAGTTCTTTTGCTAGAAAGAAGAGAAAGTTGAATAAGCAGCAGGGTATTCAAATTCATATGAATGACCTTCCTAGTAATAGGCAGGATTTTAAGAATGAACAGATTTCTATGGAGGAGACGAGTGGGAGACAatgcagaaaagaaaagaaaggcagAGCATTGAAGCTTCAAGGAAATGAAACCAATACTAGGAAGGCCATTAGTGAACCAGAAAAACAAGGTACAGTGACCAGGATCCTTTTGTCAAGTAGCAAAAACAATCCTTTAGACAGAACTGGTTCATATGAAGGCAGAAAAATTTCGAAGAAGGACCAGCATTTTGGGCAGTATGATGGATATAATTTATCTCAGTGGACTGTTGATGGTAACAATTCTTTTAGAAGGGACTTTGGAGGTAGACATCCTTGTATTGCAGCCACCTCTAGTTCGTCCATGATTTCAGGCCCAGGTAAAATTAAAGTGAATTTCAATGAATTTAAAGGTTCGCCTGCAGAATCAGTTTGTTCTTCTCCTTTGAGAATTTCCAACCCAGAAACTTATACAAGGAGCCTTTCAGGGAAGGATGGCGGTGCAGATGTAGGTTTGGCTCTCACTAATAGCCCAGGAACATACTTAGTGGTTGAAGATGATGGCAGAAGCCAGCATTATGAGTCCATAAGGAAGGAAAAAGCCTTCACTGTGATTCAAGATGACTCTTCTGTGTCCCCCTCATTTGATTATCAAGGCAGGTTTACTGAGCACAAAATACATGGGAAAGCTAAATTATCGACTGTCCACACTTCAAACACAAGAAACTCCCACCTGTTGAATGTTTGTATTGAAAATGACAAACATACCAATGAACCAAGCAAGAACCACCGTTTCCATGATATGGCAAGAGTTAACAGCCATTGCTCTCCACAGAAATATCTGCCTGAGAAATCTACAAACGGTTGCTCTTCACAGGCCAAAGAAAGGCACTCAACTCCAATATCTGATTTGGATAAAAGCAATATTAGGATTTCTGAGTCATTTAGCGAGCAGGAAGAATCGGATAATGTGCACTATGAGGTGGAGAATGGATCTCATGATATTGCACCTTACAAGAAAGACATAAAggttagaaaaattaaaattcaggGAAATAAGTCTagtaaaattgagaaaaatcaTTCTGGAAAGAAAGCATCTGCTGGCAAATGTTTGAGTGACAGTAGTAAAAGAGTGAGCCAAACTCTATGTGATAGACTTGAGGACCCATATTCGAAAATTATTACTGTTTTTCCTAAGGGTGGAGAATCTACTGCCAGCAGGCAGAATCTGTTGCAGAATCATGATGATGAGAAATATTTAAAATGGCTCCCTTCAGAAAGAAACTTTCAAGAAGAAGCTACAGAGAACAGTGATGACTTTGATGTATTGCCGTTTGATGATTTTAATGGAGGTGATTCAGTGAAGGCTTCACAACAACGTGGGAAGGATGATTGCCAAAATAAACTTCATCATGTTAGTTCAAGACACCCCACATGTAATAGGGATGGGAATAGGGATATAGTTGCACCAAGTCATAGAAGAAAGGATGCCTCTACTCGCGCAGCAAATAAGACTTTAAAAGAAGCAGAAGATCTTAAGCATTCGGCAGATCAGCTTAAG ATTTCTGGTTCAGAACTTGAAAGTATAGAGGCACGCTTCCAGGCAGCTCTGAAGTTTCTCCATGGGGCAGCACTGTTAGATCCTTGTAATAGCAAGAGTGCCAAATATGGGGAAATGACATCAACTGCAGCATATAGTTCTACCGCAAAGCTATTTGA ATATTGTGCCTGTGAATATGAGAGATGCAAAGACATGGCTTCTGCTGCCTTGGCATACAAATGCTTGGAAGTGACGTTTATGCGAATGATCTATGTTAATCATTTCATTGCAAGCAGTGACCAAAATGAGTTGCAAAAGACACTACAAATGGTTTCTCCAG TTCAGTCTCCATCATCCTCTGCCTCTGATGTTGATAACTTATATAATCAAGCAATGATGGACAAGATGGATATAGCCAAGGATGGTAGTTCATTGCAGGTTACTGGTAATCATGTCATTGCTGCCAGAAACCATCCCAAGCTTGTGCGGCTGCTCGACTTT GCACAAGATGTAAACTTTGCAATGGAGGCCTCAAGGAAATCCCAGATTTCCTTTGCAGCTGCTAATGTAGTACTTGCAAAGACAAGGAACGAGGAGGTTATCTCTTCCATTAAAAGGACCCTTGATTTCAGCTTCCATGATGTAGAGGAACTTTTACGGCTAGTGCACCTTGCAATGGAGGCTCTTAGTAGCAGTTGA